The genomic DNA TCAGCCGGAGTACGCGGCGGCCTCGCCGCTCGCTCCGGGTGTTCTGACTCAGCATGGCGAGTCGGAGGAACGTCAGCTGGCCGATGGCCGCCTGAGCGTCACTCGGACTGCGGAGCCCCCGGACGGCGCGGACGAGCCGCTTGTACAGCTGCGTGTCGCTGCCGTCGAAGGTGAACTCACCGTCTTCCTGCGACAGCAGGAATTGGGCGAGGGCGCTAGTGTGTCGCGAGATGCCTGCCACGTGTCATCACTCTTTCTCGTGCTTGAGGGTAGGTGGTGTCTTCCTGGCTTATATATTATAGCACGAAAATGAAAATAAGTAAATAGTGTGGCGTTTTTTGTTAGTTTTTGGCGTCTTCATTAAGTTTTAATGAACTGAGGCGACGGCACAGCTGTAGCCCCGGCATGACAAAAAAGCCGGCCCTCAAGTGGAGCCGGCTCCTGCCCTGCCCTACGCTGCCGCAGGGATTACATCATACCCATGCCGCCCGGCATACCGCCGGCAGCTGGCGCTTCCTTCTCTGGGATTTCTACGACCAAGGCACCCATGGTCATAGCCGTAGCGGCGATAGAAACAGCGTTCTGTACAGCCTCCTTGGTAACACGGACCGGATCGACGACACCCTTGGCTTTCATGTCGACCAGCTTATCCTCGGCGTCATTGACATTGAAGCCCATGCCGTCTTTGGATTCCAGCAGCTTGGCCAGCAGTGCTGCCGAGTTCTTGCCGGCATTGTCCATCAGCTGGATGAACGGGGCCTGCAGTGCGCTCTTGACCAAGCCGCGGCCAGCCTCGTACGAAGAGGTGTTGTCAGTCTTGAGCTTACCGGCCAGGTTGACCAGGGTGACGCCACCACCGGCGACGATACCTTCGGCCAGCGCGGCCTTCGTGGCGGCGACGGCGTCATCAACGCGGAACTTCTTCTCTTCAATCTCGGTCTCAGTAGCACCACCGACCTTGATGACGGCAACCTTGCCACCCAGGGCAGCGGCGCGCTTCTCCAATTGTTCCTTGTCGTATTCACTAGTGGCGTTGGCGGCCTGCGCCTTGATCTGGGTGACGCGGGCGTCAAGATCCTTGCTCTTGCCAGCGCCTTCGATGATAGTAGTCTCGTCTTTGCGGACAATCACCTTGCGGGCCGTACCGACCACACCAAGGTCGGCGTTTTCAAAAGTGATGCCCTGGTCATCGGTGATGACCGTCGCACCGGTCAGCACAGCCAGGTCCTGCAGCACTTCCTTGCGGCGGTCACCGAAGGCAGGCGCCTTGATGGCCACCGTATTGAAGACACCCTTGAGGCGGTTCAGTACCAGCGTACCAAGTGCTTCACCCTCGACGTCCTCGGCGATCAGGACCAGGTCCTTCTTGCCGGCCTGGGCCAGCTTCTCGAGAATCGGCAGGAAGTCCTGGATGCTGGCTACCTTCTTGTCAGTAATGACGATGGCCGGCTTGTCGTAGACGGCTTCCATGCGGTTGGAGTCGGTCACCATATAGGCGCTGATGAAACCGCGGTCCATGGTAAAGCCTTCCACCACCTCGGCTTCCATCTTCAGGCTCTGGCCTTCCTCAACCGTTACCACACCTTCTTTACCGACTTTGGCGATGACGTCGGCGATTAACTCACCGATTTCAGCGTCACCGGCCGAAATCGTTGCAACTTCCGCAACACGTCCCTTCTTGCTGCCGATGTCTTCAGCCAGCTTCTCCAAGGCGCTCAGCACCTCGGCACCGGCAGCCTCGACGCCCTTGCGCAGCTCCATCGGGTTGTGGCCGGCGGCAATCAGGCGGTTGGCTTCATTTAAAATATTATAGGTCAGAACCGTGACAGTGGTCGTGCCGTCGCCGGCGACGTCGTTCATCTTATTGGCGGCCTGCTTGATCAGCTCGGCGCCCACTTTGTAGCCCAGGGTCTCGTCATCGTCCTCGGGCAGGTCGACACCTTTGGCGACCGTCACGCCGTCATGGGTGACCGTCGGGTTGCCGTAGCTCTTGCTGATGACGACGTTGCGGCCGCGCGGGCCCATCGTCACCTTGACGGCGTCATACAGTGCCTTGGCTCCGCCGAGTACGCGGCGGCGGGCCTCATCGTCATAAAATACTTTCTTTGCCATAAGTATACGTTCTCCTCTGTTACGTGCGTCTTATAATCGTTTAGCTACACTTACTTTGTCAAAAGCGGCTAGGCGGTCGCCAGGACGTCTTCTTCCTTGACAATCAGGTATTCGGTTCCGTTGACCTTCAGCTCCGTGACGCTGTATTCTTTAAAAACTATCTTGTCGCCGACCTTGATCTCCTTGACATCAGGACCGACAGCCTGAACAACCGCCAATGTCGACTTTTCTTTGGCGCTATCAGGCAGCAGCAGACCGGCGGCAGTCTTGCTTTTTACTTCTTCCTTGACTGCGACAACCCTGTCGGCAAGCGGTTTGAGTGGTACGCTCATATGAAAGAACCTCCTTAAGTATGGTCATTAGTTGTCCCCTGCGCGGCATTTTTGGCAAAGCCACGAGGTGTCGTTCCCATATTAGCACTCTACCTGCATGAGTGCCAAGTGCTTACGCTGTACTTTTTATTTTTCACATGAAAAGCGCCGTCTGCATACCCCAAAAATAAAGAGAGTCCGCCGGAGCGGTAATCGAGCTGCCCGGGCGGGCGGTTCGACACTCTCTTTACGGCGGACGGGTGGATGGTTGTTGGGTCTCAGCAGTCACCGATACCCAGGAGGTGCCTCATGCTCATCTTCCAGAGCGCGACATCGAGCGCACTGAGGCCCGAGACGGGCAGGCTCGTGAGCAGCCTCAGGATGCGCCGGGCGTCCTCCTTCATGGTCGCCCCGGCCAGCTCGGCCGCGATGGTCGGGTGCGACGCCTGCAGCTGGGTTGCCTGGGCCGTCGCCTCGCTGGGCCAGGTGGCGTGTACCGAGGTATATCCCTCGGTGGCACCAACCATGGTCATGATAACCTTCTCCCTGCACCAGTGGTGCGTAGTGGATTTATCCAGAATAATACTACCTCTTTTTGATGGTTTTGCAAGCATAAAAACGTTGCGAGAATGGCAATGCATATATTGACATCTTGTAACGTTTATGATGATAATAAACGGTCATATCCTCGCCGGCACACGCCGGCCAGACGAAAGCGACAAATGACATGGCCAGCAGACGCCAACAGCGCCGCCGCCAGGACGGACACGGGCGCGAGCCCCGCTTCGACCGGCGCAACCCGCTCCATAAGGGCGACGTGCGGATCGACGAGGTGACCGGGCGCCCCGCCCTGGCACCCGTCCGCCCAGCGCCGTTGCAGCACAGCTCCCTGGGAGAACAGCTGCAGCGGCTACTGGGTACGGTCACCACCCGCCTCGCCCACGAAGGAGACGACGCGCTCCCGGACCGTGCTCTCGACGGCGGATAAACCAACCGCGCCCGACATACACCGGATACCCACCCATCAGTATCCATGTCATACAAAAAGGCGGCCCCGTGGTGTACGGAGGCCGCCGTTTCAATTGCAAACGCTTGTCTACGCGGTAATTATCGCCTTCACCCGCTCCACCAGCTCCTGCAGCGTGGCTTCATCCTTCGCTTCGGCGTTGAGGCGCAGCAGCGGCTCAGTGTTGCTGGCGCGGACATTAAACCAGCTGTCGGCGTAGTTGACCGTCAGGCCGTCAAGGTCATCCTGCTCGCCGTCGTTGAACTGACCCTTTAGGCGGGCAATCGTCCCCTCTTTGTCCGTTACTTCAAAGTTCGTCTCGTTGATAGAGACGTAGGTCTGGAACTCAGATACCAGCTCGCTCAACTTCTTGCCGCTTTCCGTCAGTACCTGCACGGCCACCAGGGCGGCAATCAGGCCGGAGTCGGCTGAAAAATTATCGCGGAAGTAGTAGTGCCCTGAGTGCTCGCCGGCAAAGACGGCGTCGTGCTTGCGCATTTCAGCCTTGATGTAGCTGTGGCCGACCTTGGTGCGGTGGCCCTGGCCGCCACCCTGCGCAATCGTCTCGCCGACGATGCGGCCGCAGATAGCGTTGTAGAGAATACTGGCGCCGGGGTTCTTGACCAGGAAATACTTGGCCAGGATAGCCGTCATGACCGTGCCGCTGATAGGCGCGCCGGTCTCGTCAATCAGGACAGCCCGGTCACCATCGCCATCGAAGGCGATACCGAAGTCCAGGCCATCCGCGCGGATCTTGGCCTGCAGGTCTACCAGCGTCCGCTCGTCCAGCGGGTTGGCCAGGTGGTTCGGGAAAGTGCCGTCCAGTTCCCAGTACATCGCCTCGACCGACAGGTGCTCCGGCAGGTGCTTCACCAGATGCGGCATGACCGCACCGGCCATGCCGTTGCCGGCATCGACGGCGATCTTGTAGGCAGGCCAGTCGGCAACGTTCACGAAGCCCAGAGCGTGTTTGACCCAGTCTTCCATGACGTCCTTCTCAGTCAGGCTGGCCTTATCGAGCGACGGGGCGAAATCATTGGCGATGGCCAGGTCACGGATCTCTGCCAGGCCGGTCTCGATGCCGACCCCGCGGGCCTGCTCGCGGCAGAACTTAATACCGTTATACTCGCCCGGGTTGTGGCTGGCCGTAATCATGGCGCCGCCGGCCAGGTTAAAGTGACCGACCGTGAAATAGAGCATGTCGCTGGCGACCTGGCCGATAGACCAGACTTCGCGGCCTTGCAGACGCAGGCCTTCGCTGACCGCTTCGGCCAGCTGGCGGGAATCCGGGCGCATGTCGTAGCCGACCGCCACGACACCTTCCGTCGGCAGCCAGTCGGCAAAGGCTTTGCCGATGCGCTCACAGCTGTCGGCGTTCAGCTCTGATCCCACCTTGCCGCGGACATCATAGGCTTTAAAGATTGCTTCATTCATAACTGTACTACTCCTTATGGGTTAAGTAGGTAAACGTATAGGAGGCCTATTCTGTTGCATTATACATGTCAAGACAAGCCCCCGGCTAGCATCGGCCGGGCCACATCCACCGTGCTATATTAAGAAATGATGAATCCCCACTTCCTCCAGACCAGCGCCTGGAAACACTTTCAGGAGGCACTCGGCCGCACCACCTTCGAGGCCAGCGGTGATGGCTGGCATTATATGGCCGTGCTTGAGCCGGGCCGTTTCAGCCGGCTCTACTGCCCGTACGGCCCTACCGCCGACAGCGCCGCCAGCTTCAAGGCTGCCCTTGCCTCCCTCAAGGTGCTTGCCAAGAAACAAGGCGTCCATTTTATCCGCATCGAGCCGATGGCACCGCTCAGCCCGGCTGCATTGCGGCGTTTTGGCGCCGTCCGTGCCCGGCACTCCATCCAGCCGCAGCACACCTGGTGCGTCGACCTGACCATCAACGAAGAAGACCTGCTGAAGAACATGAACGGCAACACCCGCCGTTTCTGGCAGCGCGGCAAAGAAAAGTACGACATCAGTTTCCGCAGCAGCGACGACCCGGCCGATATCGAGATATTCCTGGACTGCATCCGCGAAGTCGCCGATCGTACCGGCATGCGCCCGCATGACGATGATTACTTCCGCCTGCAGGCGCGTACCCTGCTGCCCCTTGGCGCCGCCCGCCTGTTCATCACCAGCGTCGATGGCCGGCCGGCCGCCGCCATCCTGGCCTACGACACCCCCACCACCCGTTATTACGCACATGCCGCCGCCCACTATGAGTTCCATGTGCAGAACGTGGCAACCGTCGGTATCATCTTTGCCATGCTGGAAGCCAAGCGCGAGGGCAAGACCACCTTCGACCTGTACGGCGTCGCCCCGCCCGACGCTCCGGCCGACCATCCCTGGCAGGGTTTTTCGCGTTTCAAGCGGACCTTCGGAGGCGCCGGCGTCGATTATCTTGGCGCCTGGGAGATACCCGTCAAGCCGTACTGGCACCGGGCATACCGGCTGGCTGGCAAGGCAGTCGCCGCCAAGCAGGCGCTACGCAGAAAACTGCGCCGTTCGTAACCGGCGCGCATTTGTTTCACATGAAAACCGGGCTTCTTTTGCCCGGTTTTTCGTCTTACTTTTCGAGTAGCTCCCGTACGACATCCGCATCGTTCCACGGCACCTTCTCGCCGTTGATGATACGGAACTGTTCGTGCCCCATGCCGGTAATAACCACCATGTCGCCACGGCGGGCAGTAGCCAGGGCGGCAGCGATAGCTTCGCGCCGGTCTGGAATTTCCTGCGTGCGCTCCTCTGCCCCGGCCTTGCTGATGCCCTCCATGACCATAGTGCGGATAGTGGCGGCATCTTCCGTGTAGTTTTCTTCGTCCGTCAGGTACAACCTGTCGGCGTATTCGGCGGCGATGCCACCCATGATGGCGCGCTTCGTCTTGTCTCGGTCGCCAGTGGCGCCGAAGACCAGATGGATCTTTTTCTTATTCAGCTGGCGGAGAGAACCGAGGAGCTGGGTGAAAGCATCCGGGGTGTGCGCATAATCGATGATGACCTCGAACGGCTGGCCGGCCTCCACCTTCTGCTGGCGGCCCGGTACGCCTTCGATGGCCTCAATGCCCGCTTCGATGTCTTTGGTTTTCACGTGAAGGACATAGGCGGCGCTGGCGGCAGCAAGGGCATTATAGACATTAAACTTGCCCGGCATATGCAACACCAGATCCAATTTGTTCGTGTGGTCAATCTCGACACTGGCGCGACTCCCCTGCCGGTGCATGCGGGCACCGACCAGGCGGGCGTCGGCATCGGGGTGCGTGCCATAGGTGATCGTCTGTTCGCCCGGCGGGAACTGGTCGTAATAATCAAACCATTCATCGTCGTGGTTCAGGACAATGAAGCGGGGCTTGCGCTTAAAGAGCTTGGCTTTGGCGGCGGCGTACTTCTCCATTGAGCCGTGATAATCCAGGTGATCCTGCGTCAGGTTCGTCATGATGGCCACCTCACAGGGGATGCCCCAGACGCGGTATTGCATCAGGGCGTGGCTGGTAACTTCCAGAATCAGTACGTCGATGCCGTGCTTCTTCATCTCGGCCAGTTTCTGCTGCAACAGCATCGGGTGGATGGCTGTGGCGTTCTGGTCGTTGATAAACTGCTTGCCGTTGATTTCAAAGAAGGCGGTGCTGATGACGCCGACCTTCAGCCCGGCCGCGCGCAGAATGCTGGCCAGCATGGCGGCCGTGGTCGTCTTGCCGTTGGTGCCGGTGATCATGACCACCTTCATGCCCTTGGAGGGCTGACCATAGCGAACATTAGCCGCGACCGCCACTCCCAGATGATACAGATTGCCCACCCGCTGCTTAGCGCTGCCCGGCAGGACTTTCTTGGCAACGCGTTTAGCTTTTTCCATATAGCTATTCTACTACACGGCTGGCGGCGCCATAGCGCTGATGTTTAATTGACTATTCATGTGACATATGATATAAAAATCCGGCTAGTCCCTCCGACAAGAAGGATGTGTGTGATGAACATGCAGTATACGGGCAGCCTGGCGCTCCGGACGGCCGGGGTGCTCGTTTCGGTACTGGGCATGGTGCTGGCACTGGCCGCCGGCGCCTCGGCCGCCGAACTCGGTACTACGCATAATGGGATCGCCGGCGCCGCCTTCATGGTCCGCGCCAATGCTCCCGCCTGCCATGGTGCCGGGTGCGACGGGCTGAGCCCCGAGGCGACCGGCTGCGGCCGTGACGCCGTCACCCTGCGGGCCGGACACGCCAGGATATTCCGGGCAGGTGGCACCGGCCTGTCCATGGGTACCGTCGTCGGGGCCGTTGAGCTGCGCAGCTCGGCTGCGTGCGGGACGTACTGGGCCCGCTTCAGGATCAATGGCGTCGCACCCTGCAAGGGCGTCGACGTGCGCCTGATCGCCTACCCTAGCGGCGCCCAGCCCCGTCGAGAACAGGTATTGCGTCTGACCGGCCATCAGGTCGGGCATGGCACCGGTGGCTGGCGCTACACCGCCATGCTTCACAGTCCCGGCAGCGTGGTCAATGCGCATGCCGATGGCGTGGATGATGTGGTTGAGGGCGTTACTGAAGTGGTAGGTATCTAGACGACAGGGGGTATTGACTTTTCGATAACAAAATGATATAAACGTTTAGTCAACCCCACCCCTCAATGTGATGAGGATGATATGATCGCCACGATCACCGCCCTGGTGCGCGCCTGCCGCGGACCGCTGCTCACCCTGGTCCTCGCGCTGGGTATGAGCCTGCTGGGAGGCATGCCAGCCTCCGCCAGCACCGACGGCAACGTGCCGCAGACCGAGAAGGCCAGCTTCCCGCTGGCCCAGAACCACCAGGTGGTGGCCAGCTCGGTCTCGGTCAACGACGCCGGCTGCAGCGGTCACGACTGCACCGGGCTCGATCCCGAGAAGACCGGCTGCGCCAGTGATGCCGTCACGCAGGCCTCCGGGCCGGTGCGGACGGTGAACCCCCAGCCCGGCGGGCCGGCCGTCGTCGTCGGCACCGTCGAGCTGCGCCACTCGCCCGGCTGCGACGCCTCCTGGGCCCGTCTCCGACTGGACGGCGGGGCGCCCAAGTGGGCCATCCACCTGCGCATTCACGCCTACTCGCCCAACAGCACGTGGGCGACCGAGAAGGAGCTGGTGATCGCCGCGGCGGACGTCGCCCGGGGCGGCAACTGGTACACCGTGATGCTGCACACGGACGGCGCGACCGTCTACGGCCACGCCGACGGCCGGGCCAACCGGATCGGCGGCACCACCAGCAGCGGCTGAGCCGCGGGCCGTGCGCCCGCCATGCCGCCCGGGACGCGCGCCACCGCACCGAGCGGGCCCCGCGCCCGCAGCACCAAGCGGATCTCCGTATCCACAGCACTACACCCCGGCGACGGCCAGTCGCCGGGGTTTTCCTATGTACCATGCTTTTCAGGGGTGATACAATCAGCTGAAAGAGTTGAGGTGGCAGTGCAGACCGCGCTTTATCGCGCCGATGTCCGCGCGTCCCAGGAGATTATTCACGTGAAAATACTAGGAATCGAAACCAGCTGCGACGAAACATCCGCCGCCATCGTCGAGGATGGCCGCCGGCTGCTGTGCAATGTCGTCAATACGCAGATTGATATTCATAAGGTGTATGGCGGCGTTGTGCCAGAGATTGCTGCCCGCTCGCATTTGGAAGTGATGATCCCGGTGGTCGAAGAGGCCTTTTCACGTGCAAACTGCAGCTGGGACGACATCGATGCCATCGCCATCACCTATGCGCCCGGCCTGATCGGCAGCCTGTTGGTAGGCACCCTGACCGCGCGCCTGCTGGCCATCACCAAGCAAAAGCCGCTCTTCCCCATCCATCATGTGGAGGCGCATGTCTATGCCAATTACCTGGTGGAGACCAGTGGCGAATCAGTGGCGGATTACAAGCTGCCCGCAGAACAGCCCCGCTTCCCCATGCTGGCGCTCATCGTCAGCGGCGGCCACTCCCAGCTGGCCCTCTTCCGCGACCACGGCGACTACACCCTGCTGGGTCAGACCCAGGACGACGCCGTCGGCGAAGCCTTTGACAAAGTTGCCAAGATCATCGGGCTCCCCTACCCCGGCGGCCCTTCCATTGCCAAAGCGGCAACGCTTGGCGACCCGTACGCTTTCAAGCTTCCCAAGGCCAAGCTGCAAGGCGCATACGATTTTAGCTTCTCAGGCCTCAAGACAGCCGTTCTCAGGGCGATTCAGGCGCATGTGGGCGTCGGGTACGATTTTCCCTCCTTCCAGCTCGCAGAGCGCTTAGATGAGGCCACACGCCACAATATGGCCGCCAGCTTCCAACGGATTGCCGTGGAGACGCTGGTTGATAAGGCGTTCAAAGCTTACCAGGACTACTCGCCCGCCTCAGTGGTGATTGCCGGTGGCGTAGCCGCCAACCAGGAGTTGCGGCGGCAGTTGGCCGAACGCCTACCCATCCCTATCGAGTATCCCGATATCCGGCTCTGCACCGATAATGCCGCCATGATTGCTACGCTGGGATATTACCGGGCGCAGCGGCAACAGCCGGTAGATCCGTTGGTGCTGGAGGTGGCGCCAAGCCTCTCAATGTAGTTCGCTGATGGCGCGGTCCCACCCGCGTGCTTCATGTGAAAACAGATTGTTCTTGTGTCCGGTCTTCATGTGAAACATGCAAGTTTTCACACTTTATCTTCATGTGAAAAGTGCCCTGCCCTGTATTGTTTTCACAGCTTTGCATCGCGCCGTTTTCGCGGCGAGTCCGGCAGGAGCGCTTTACCCTAGCCCTCCCCTGTCGCCTACGGTATACTGGATGTATCGCAACGCCGGCATTAGCCGGCTGTGTGGAGCGAGGTGTCTGACGGTTACCCATCTCTCTGGTGTCCGGCGTGCGTCCGGCCTCTGTTCTGCCGTCAGTCCCCTGTCATACTTTTCACGTGAAAAGTCGCCGCTCCCCTAAGCAAACCTAAGCCAGGGAAGACCAGTCATGAAATTACCAAGCGCCTACGAGCCACAGCAGTACGAAGAAACCATTTACGCCTTATGGGAGACCTCGGGCGCATTCCGGCCGCAACCGTCGCGGACAGGGGAGCACTACAGCATCGTCATGCCGCCGCCCAACGCCAACGGCAACCTGCACATCGGCCACGCCTTGACCACCGGCCTGCAGGACGTTGCTATCCGTTACCACCGCATGAAAGGGGACTCGACCGTCTACATCCCTGGCGCCGACCATGCCGGCTTTGAGACCTGGGTGGTCTTTGAGAAGCAGCTGGAGAAAGAAGGGAAGAGCCGCTTCGACTTTTCACGGGAAGAAATTTACTCGCAGGTTTGGGATTTCGTCGAGAAAAACAGGGGTAACATGGAAGTTCAGCTGCGCGAACTCGGTGCCAGCTGCGACTGGGACCACCTGGTTTTCACGCTCGATTCTCCGGTCATCAAGACCGCCTACGCCACCTTCCGCAAGCTCTGGGAGGATGATCTGATCTACCGTGGCAAGCGTATCGTCAACTACTGCACCAAGCACAAGACCAGCTTTGCCGACATCGAGGTGGAACACCGCGAAGAGAAGGGAAGCCTGTGGCACATCCGTTACGCCCTGACTGACGGCGACGAAGTGGTCGTCGCTACTACCCGGCCCGAAACACTGCTGGGCGACACCGCCATCGCCGTCCATCCGGATGACCCCCGTTTCAAGCACCTGGTAGGGAAGACGGCCATCGTGCCGATCGTCCACCGCGAGATTCCGATTGTCGGCGACGACGCCATCGATATCGAGATGGGCACCGGCGCCGTCAAAGTGACCCCTGCCCATGACCCGACTGACTTTGAAATAGGGGGGCGGCACCAGCTCGACACCATCGAAATCATCGATGCCAACGGCCTGCTCAACGAGCACGCCCCGATGCCGTACCGCGGCATGACGGTACTGGCAGCCCGTGCCAAAGTAGTGGAAACCTTGGAAGCTTCACGTGAAATCGTGAAAGAGGACGCCTATATACACAGCGTGGGCGTCTGCTATAAGTGCGGCACGGTCATCGAGCCGCTGCTGCGCGAGCAGTGGTTCATCCGCATGCAACCGCTGGCCGAACGGGCCATCAAAGCGCTGAAGGCCAAAAAAATAAAGTTTTATCCGCAGAGCAAGGCCGAGGAGCTCATCCACTACCTTGGCCAGCTGCGCGACTGGAACCTGAGCCGCCAGATTCCGTGGGGCATTCCGATCCCGGCTTTCCAAAACGAGACTGACGACAGCGACTGGGTGTTTGACGAGCGGGTGGACCAGCCGGTCATCACGGTTAATGGCATCAGCTACCGCCGGGATGAAGACACCTTTGACACCTGGTTCAGTTCGGGGCAATGGCCATACATTGTCACGCGTGACGCTCACAACGGCGAGCTGCACGACTTTTTCCCGACCAGCCTGATGGAGACGGGGGTGGACCTGCTGCGCCAGTGGGTCGGCCGCATGATCATGCTGAGCCTTTACGCCACGGACGAAGTACCATTCCGTGAAGTCTACATGCACGGCATGGTCCTGGACGAGCAAGGCAAGAAGATGAGCAAGAGTAAGGGCAACGTCATCAACCCGCAGGACATCATCCGGGAGTATGGCTCGGACGCGCTGCGCTTTGGCCTGCTCAGCGCCCGGAGCGCGGGACAGCACCAGGCATTCGGTATCAGCAAAGTGACCGCGGCCCGCAACTTCTGCAACAAGCTTTGGAATATTGCCCGCTATGTCGAGAGCAAGACAGGGGAGCCGTACCAGCCGCTGGCCAACGGCGCGCCGGTGCCAGGTTCGAGTGCCGATCACTGGATTATCCGCCAGCTCAACCACGCCGGCAAGACCCTGGGCAAGCTGCTTGACCGCCACCAATACGCCGAGGCAGGGGAGTTTATCTACCATCTCATTTGGAATGACGTAGCCGATTGGTACATCGAGGCCAGCAAACAGCAGGACAACGTGGACATGCTGGCCTGGGTGCTGGAAACCTCTTTGAAACTGGCGCACCCGTTCCTGCCGTTTGCCACGGAGACGGTCTGGCAGAAGCTGGGCTGGCACAAGAGTCTGCTAATCAACGAACCCTGGCCGACACCGGAGCCTTTTGATGAGGCTGCCGCCAAGTCATTCGAGCAGGTCCAGAGCCTGGTCAGTGAGATCCGC from Candidatus Saccharibacteria bacterium includes the following:
- the tsaD gene encoding tRNA (adenosine(37)-N6)-threonylcarbamoyltransferase complex transferase subunit TsaD, whose translation is MKILGIETSCDETSAAIVEDGRRLLCNVVNTQIDIHKVYGGVVPEIAARSHLEVMIPVVEEAFSRANCSWDDIDAIAITYAPGLIGSLLVGTLTARLLAITKQKPLFPIHHVEAHVYANYLVETSGESVADYKLPAEQPRFPMLALIVSGGHSQLALFRDHGDYTLLGQTQDDAVGEAFDKVAKIIGLPYPGGPSIAKAATLGDPYAFKLPKAKLQGAYDFSFSGLKTAVLRAIQAHVGVGYDFPSFQLAERLDEATRHNMAASFQRIAVETLVDKAFKAYQDYSPASVVIAGGVAANQELRRQLAERLPIPIEYPDIRLCTDNAAMIATLGYYRAQRQQPVDPLVLEVAPSLSM
- a CDS encoding valine--tRNA ligase — protein: MKLPSAYEPQQYEETIYALWETSGAFRPQPSRTGEHYSIVMPPPNANGNLHIGHALTTGLQDVAIRYHRMKGDSTVYIPGADHAGFETWVVFEKQLEKEGKSRFDFSREEIYSQVWDFVEKNRGNMEVQLRELGASCDWDHLVFTLDSPVIKTAYATFRKLWEDDLIYRGKRIVNYCTKHKTSFADIEVEHREEKGSLWHIRYALTDGDEVVVATTRPETLLGDTAIAVHPDDPRFKHLVGKTAIVPIVHREIPIVGDDAIDIEMGTGAVKVTPAHDPTDFEIGGRHQLDTIEIIDANGLLNEHAPMPYRGMTVLAARAKVVETLEASREIVKEDAYIHSVGVCYKCGTVIEPLLREQWFIRMQPLAERAIKALKAKKIKFYPQSKAEELIHYLGQLRDWNLSRQIPWGIPIPAFQNETDDSDWVFDERVDQPVITVNGISYRRDEDTFDTWFSSGQWPYIVTRDAHNGELHDFFPTSLMETGVDLLRQWVGRMIMLSLYATDEVPFREVYMHGMVLDEQGKKMSKSKGNVINPQDIIREYGSDALRFGLLSARSAGQHQAFGISKVTAARNFCNKLWNIARYVESKTGEPYQPLANGAPVPGSSADHWIIRQLNHAGKTLGKLLDRHQYAEAGEFIYHLIWNDVADWYIEASKQQDNVDMLAWVLETSLKLAHPFLPFATETVWQKLGWHKSLLINEPWPTPEPFDEAAAKSFEQVQSLVSEIRVVTSELGKHKQNLLFMDDVLIAENSTLISWLGRLEQVREISEPSGLRLAVPGRQAWLDMDADTLYEHQSKLEVRLVEARERAANLQRRLDNKTYVSQAPPRIVEETRHQLAEQQSLVERLQKELEVIG